In Mercenaria mercenaria strain notata chromosome 15, MADL_Memer_1, whole genome shotgun sequence, a single genomic region encodes these proteins:
- the LOC123561733 gene encoding L-amino-acid oxidase-like, whose amino-acid sequence MGALRFVPSWHPLLNKTIHELGLAIEDVTMAPTGKGDTLYYLRGKHMSYSELPVKAPYNIPENYRIDYDTLNWQIYMNFTTESSRSETLTSENKQYIKSLDGVDLYMQSWDIFSGKFLDKETTAYIEDAAGYDDGFAGTSAAQYVPRSKQSEWNSARFKTITKGFQALPTTMLEQFLNESVKHRFYRNHHLRSIKRNQNGMYLITFQPTETVAGITSDVQGSAARTMCARKVLLAVPKLALENIDWDVLNNDRIRDILTKSLVSIHGTKMFFGYDKIWWRNIEKSSSSIVSDTHLRATYDFVNLQSKTTPKAVYMIAYPDLSNEYWRLAQASGNPVPGVGDKSLEMTNTSVNIARNYLSQIFNVSMDDIPSPTSAVMSIWDQYPIGAAWYAWAPGYKMEEVESTMLRPSTTEEVYIISNTFNRNSGWTEGALEVVEKVLKLI is encoded by the exons ATGGGAGCTTTGCGGTTTGTTCCAAGCT GGCACCCGTTGCTAAATAAAACTATACACGAGTTAGGTTTGGCAATAGAAGATGTGACAATGGCCCCGACCGGCAAAGGCGACACTCTCTACTACCTTCGAGGCAAACATATGTCATACAGCGAACTCCCTGTCAAAGCTCCGTATAACATTCCTGAGAATTACCGAATTGACTATGACACCCTTAACTG GCAAATATACATGAACTTCACAACAGAAAGTAGCAGAAGTGAAACACTTACGTCTGAAAATAAGCAATACATTAAATCTTTAGACGGTGTAGATTTGTATATGCAAAG TTGGGATATTTTCAGTGGAAAGTTTCTTGACAAAGAAACAACCGCTTACATTGAAGATGCGGCTGGCTACGACGACGGCTTCGCAGGTACATCTGCAGCACAATATGTACCAAGGTCTAAACAGTCAGAGTGGAATTCAGCCCGCTTTAAAACGATAACGAAAGGATTTCAAGCCCTTCCAACAACAATGCTAGaacaatttcttaatgaaagcGTTAA GCATAGATTTTACCGAAATCACCACTTGCGCTCCATCAAGAGAAACCAGAATGGAATGTATCTAATTACATTTCAACCAACAGAAACTGTAGCTGGTATTACTTCAGATGTACAG GGCTCAGCAGCACGGACTATGTGTGCACGTAAAGTGTTATTAGCAGTACCAAAACTAGCGCTAGAAAATATTGACTGGGATGTCTTAAACAACGACCGAATTAGAGATATTCTAACAAAGTCCCTTGTG aGTATCCAtggtacgaagatgttttttggCTATGACAAGATATGGTGGAGAAATATAGAGAAATCGTCCAGCAGTATCGTATCTGATACACATTTGAGAGCAACGTATGATTTTGTCAACCTACAGTCTAAAACAACACCGAAAGCAGTTTATATGATTGCATATCCAGATTTAA gtAACGAGTACTGGAGGCTTGCACAAGCATCTGGTAATCCAGTACCAGGTGTAGGAGATAAGTCACTTGAAATGACGAATACGAGCGTAAACATTGCCAGGAACTATTTATCTCAGATTTTCAACGTTAGTATGGATGATATACCATCACCGACATCTGCA GTGATGTCGATCTGGGACCAGTATCCAATAGGTGCCGCATGGTATGCATGGGCGCCAGGTTATAAAATGGAAGAGGTTGAATCTACAATGCTCAGACCGTCAACTACAGAAGAAGTATATAtcatatcaaatacatttaacCGCAACTCTGGATGGACAGAAGGTGCGCTTGAAGTTGTTGAGAAAGTACTTAAACTAATTTGA